CTTTATGAGAAGTTCGAGCGGCTCGTGGGGCTCCTTCAGCGGTGGGGCGAAGCCGCCCTCGTCGCCGACGTTGACCGCGTCCTTTCCGTACTTGTCCGCTATGACCTTCTTGAGGACGTGGTAGGTCTCGCTCACCCACCTTATGGCCTCCCTGAATGAATCGGCACCGACGGGCATAATCATAAACTCCTGGAAGTCGAGCTCGTTTCCGGCGTGGACTCCTCCGTTGATGACGTTGCTCATCGGAACCGGCATGACGTAGGCGTTGGTTCCGCCGATGTACTGGTAGAGCGGAAGGCCGAGGGCGTTTGCCGCGGCTTTAGCAACAGCGAGAGAAACACCAAGCATGGCGTTTGCTCCGAGGTTGCTCTTGTTCTCCGTTCCATCGAGCTCAAGGAGGAGGCTGTCGATGTCCCTCTGCCAGGTAACGTCCATGCCGATGAGCTCGGGCGCGATTATCTTGTTGACGTTCTCAACGGCCCTTCTAACGCCCTTGCCGAGGTAGCGCTTTCCGCCGTCGCGGAGCTCAAGGGCCTCGTGGGTTCCAGTGCTCGCTCCGCTCGGAACGGCAGCGCGGCCCATGCTTATCGGCGTGTAGACCTCGACCTCGACCGTCGGGTTCCCCCTGCTGTCGAGTATCTCCCTGGCAACGACTCCGGTTATCTCAAACGGGTTCTCCATCTCAATCACCTCGGGTGATATTCTTTCCGGGACATATAAAGGTTTTAGCTTCAATTTTGGCTGAAGCCATGGATAAGTGTATATATTTTTGCCGCGTAGTTTTACCGGTGGGAGTATGAGGCGGGTGGTGGCTTTCCTGATTCTTCTGATGTTTACTGTAACGCCGTTGGTTAGAGCGTGCATGAGTGTGGCGGATTCCTACGCGGTCGAAGTTGTTCTGAATAAACCTGGGATAACCTACGAGCTCTGGCGCTTTAAGGTTGCACATCACGTTCTCTATGAAAACGATACCTTCATCTTCCGCTCCCACTACGATGAGAGGCTCTACGTTCTGGTCTGGAATGCCAGCGATGGGCTTCACCTCAAAGTTGGGATTCCCCTTGAGTGGAAGACCGAGGACGTCTCGATGGGGTCGCTAAACGCCTCCCTTCTCATCACTCCAGATGCCCTTGAAAAGCTGAGGGCCGACGGCTGGAATGTCTCAGACAACACGACCTTTGATAGAAATGGGGTTAAGATAACCCTCCTCCCTATTAAAGGGGGTGAATGCACCTCTGATGCCGACTGCGCCACCGGCGGTTGCTCCGGTGAGGTCTGCGCCCCCAGAGAGGAGGCGTCAAAGATAGTCACGCCCTGCGTTTACATGCCGTGGTACGACTGCCTGTCACTGACGAGCTGCGGTTGTGTGGACGGCATCTGCACCTGGAAGTTGAACCCTGCCTTTGAGTCCTGTCTGAGGGAGCATGGTATCGACCCCTCCCGGGTTATCAGGGCAGGATACTTCGAGCTCAAGGTTGAGGGAATCAACAAATCGGATGATGCTCTGAACGCGGCGGTCAAAGACTTCCTTGGCGCTTTCGGAGTCTCGTGCAACTCACCGCTCACTCTGGTTAAGACTGCCTTAACCCGGCTTTCCCCATCGGTTGAGCCCTCCGAGGTTAACGCCTCGGAGGCGATCAGAACGGAGCTGGAGTGGCTGATTGAGGGCGGCGTCGTCAAAATGGACGAAGAAGACGTCAACAGGATAGCCAATGCTGCTGAGTGGGGCTTTGCCGGCCACAACTCGAAGATAGGCTGGTACGAGACCGAAAGCAGGAGCTACGCCTGGATTCCATACAGGGAAAGCAGAGACCCCGAGCTGGTGAGATGCTTTTCGGGAACGGTGCCCGCGTACACCCTCC
This window of the Thermococcus thermotolerans genome carries:
- the eno gene encoding phosphopyruvate hydratase, with the translated sequence MENPFEITGVVAREILDSRGNPTVEVEVYTPISMGRAAVPSGASTGTHEALELRDGGKRYLGKGVRRAVENVNKIIAPELIGMDVTWQRDIDSLLLELDGTENKSNLGANAMLGVSLAVAKAAANALGLPLYQYIGGTNAYVMPVPMSNVINGGVHAGNELDFQEFMIMPVGADSFREAIRWVSETYHVLKKVIADKYGKDAVNVGDEGGFAPPLKEPHEPLELLIKAIEEAGYKPGDEIAFAMDPASSEFFHPDIGKYVVNGKEYTSAELLELYKELVSSYPIVSIEDPFHEEDWEGFVMITRELGSKIQIVGDDLFVTNPKRIRKGIEMGAANALLLKVNQIGTLSEAIDAAYTAFRGGYGVVVSHRSGETEDSTIADLAVALNAGQIKTGAPARSDRNAKYNQLIRIEEELEGIAVYPGRKFRNPFL
- a CDS encoding CGP-CTERM-anchored Cys-rich protein — protein: MRRVVAFLILLMFTVTPLVRACMSVADSYAVEVVLNKPGITYELWRFKVAHHVLYENDTFIFRSHYDERLYVLVWNASDGLHLKVGIPLEWKTEDVSMGSLNASLLITPDALEKLRADGWNVSDNTTFDRNGVKITLLPIKGGECTSDADCATGGCSGEVCAPREEASKIVTPCVYMPWYDCLSLTSCGCVDGICTWKLNPAFESCLREHGIDPSRVIRAGYFELKVEGINKSDDALNAAVKDFLGAFGVSCNSPLTLVKTALTRLSPSVEPSEVNASEAIRTELEWLIEGGVVKMDEEDVNRIANAAEWGFAGHNSKIGWYETESRSYAWIPYRESRDPELVRCFSGTVPAYTLPNGTAYFGPTATASPTGSQTSQEGARGICGPAVVVGLPLLLLILRRR